From the genome of Halorussus caseinilyticus, one region includes:
- a CDS encoding 1,4-dihydroxy-2-naphthoyl-CoA synthase: MVSEIFDPEAWESAGPEFDDITYHRAVDSGTVRIAFDRPEVRNAFRPKTVDELYDALDHAKRQTDVGCVLLTGNGPSPKDGGWAFCSGGDQTVRGDEGYEYRGEDGQTDQAAKGGRLHILEVQRLIRHIPKPVLCVVPGWAVGGGHSLHVVCDMTIASEEHALFKQTDPDVASFDGGFGSAYLAKQVGQKKAREVFFLGKNYDAEEAAEMGMVNEVVPHDELEDVALDWAETMNEKSPTAMRMLKYAFNATDDGMVGQQVFAGEATRLAYMTDEAKEGRDAFVEGRDPDFHEFDWHY, from the coding sequence ATGGTATCCGAGATTTTCGACCCCGAGGCGTGGGAGTCCGCGGGACCGGAGTTCGACGACATCACCTACCACCGCGCGGTCGATTCGGGCACGGTCCGCATCGCGTTCGACCGGCCGGAGGTCCGCAACGCCTTCCGACCCAAGACGGTGGACGAACTCTACGACGCGCTCGACCACGCGAAACGCCAGACCGACGTGGGGTGTGTCCTCCTGACGGGCAACGGGCCGTCGCCCAAGGACGGCGGGTGGGCGTTCTGTTCGGGCGGCGACCAGACGGTCCGCGGTGACGAGGGGTACGAATACCGGGGCGAGGACGGCCAAACGGACCAAGCCGCGAAGGGCGGCCGACTCCACATCCTCGAAGTCCAGCGCCTGATTCGCCACATTCCGAAACCCGTCCTCTGCGTCGTGCCCGGATGGGCCGTCGGCGGCGGCCACAGTCTCCACGTCGTCTGCGACATGACCATCGCCAGTGAGGAACACGCCCTGTTCAAGCAGACCGACCCCGACGTGGCGTCGTTCGACGGCGGGTTCGGGTCGGCGTACCTCGCCAAACAGGTCGGCCAGAAGAAGGCCCGCGAAGTCTTCTTCCTCGGGAAGAACTACGACGCCGAGGAAGCCGCGGAGATGGGCATGGTCAACGAGGTGGTCCCCCACGACGAGTTGGAGGACGTGGCCTTGGACTGGGCCGAGACCATGAACGAGAAGAGTCCGACGGCAATGCGGATGCTCAAGTACGCGTTCAACGCCACCGACGACGGGATGGTCGGCCAACAGGTGTTCGCGGGCGAGGCGACCCGACTCGCCTACATGACCGACGAGGCGAAGGAGGGCCGGGACGCCTTCGTGGAGGGCCGCGACCCCGACTTCCACGAGTTCGACTGGCACTACTGA
- a CDS encoding DUF7527 domain-containing protein produces MQKLRSQLEQRKQQVEQLKKRLSNVESERNEYKRERDALRQEVERLEAKLEHTESPTSGSAGRQLSRSQAFDGTNLFVRYESKGKATLDEAAEGKVEADEVNANLRLEHHTQFETDDVEVEGAAFEEFLTGSFEYQFVSWVVEELLYEIRETGHRGGLKDLYESIPKIDRVDLHGSVSATGTDEDDRQESFDIIMRDRMGNPLVVADLNGSRDPTTGDMMGSLVDASSGVAHAHDELSGAFQVTESFFEPEALETAESATSGGFLSREKRESFVKLSRKRGYHLCLVESRSGGFHLNVPEL; encoded by the coding sequence ATCCAGAAACTCCGGTCGCAACTCGAACAGCGCAAACAGCAGGTCGAGCAACTCAAGAAGCGACTCTCGAACGTCGAGTCCGAGCGCAACGAGTACAAGCGCGAACGCGACGCCCTCCGCCAAGAGGTCGAACGACTCGAAGCCAAACTCGAACACACCGAGTCGCCAACCTCCGGAAGCGCGGGCCGCCAGCTCAGTCGGTCCCAAGCGTTCGACGGCACCAACCTGTTCGTGCGCTACGAGTCGAAGGGCAAAGCCACGTTAGACGAGGCCGCGGAAGGGAAAGTAGAGGCCGACGAGGTGAACGCCAACCTCCGACTCGAACATCACACTCAGTTCGAGACCGACGACGTTGAAGTCGAAGGCGCGGCGTTCGAGGAGTTTCTCACCGGGTCGTTCGAGTACCAGTTCGTCTCGTGGGTCGTGGAGGAACTCCTGTACGAAATCCGCGAGACCGGACATCGCGGGGGTCTGAAAGACCTCTACGAGTCGATTCCCAAAATCGACCGGGTGGACCTCCACGGGTCGGTCAGCGCTACCGGCACCGACGAGGACGACCGACAGGAGTCGTTCGACATCATCATGCGCGACCGGATGGGAAACCCCCTCGTCGTCGCCGACCTCAACGGGTCGCGCGACCCCACGACCGGCGATATGATGGGGTCGCTCGTGGACGCCTCGTCGGGCGTCGCCCACGCCCACGACGAACTCTCGGGGGCGTTCCAAGTCACCGAGAGCTTCTTCGAACCGGAGGCCCTCGAAACCGCCGAGTCCGCGACTTCCGGCGGGTTCCTAAGCCGTGAAAAGAGAGAGAGCTTCGTAAAACTCTCCCGAAAGCGGGGATACCACCTCTGTCTCGTGGAGTCACGGAGCGGTGGCTTCCACCTGAACGTGCCGGAACTCTAG
- a CDS encoding adenylosuccinate synthase → MTVTIVGSQLGDEGKGGVVDLWGDAADVVARYQGGDNAGHTVVEDGTEYKLSLVPSGAVRGKVGVLGNGCVVNPSTLFEEIDDLRERGLDPDVRVARRAHVIFPYHRVLDGIEEEAKSDSDSEVGTTGRGIGPTYEDKMGRRGIRIGDLLDPEGLREKLEYVVPQKQQLAEEVFGVETGEEFDIASLYDEYKGYGERLAENDMAVDSGEFLAERLDDGDEVMFEGAQGTLIDIDHGNYPYVTSSNPTAGGAATGTGLSPGVVGGGEIVGIVKAYLTRVGSGPLPTELGGVEGDTPGYDEQGEGENEELATYIREEGGEYGTVTGRPRRVGWLDVPMLRHSARANGFTGLAVNHIDVLAGLDEVKVGHSYDLDGEERFTVPATTERWADCEPNYRTFDGWDDVDWSTVADEGYDAIPENARTYLEYLSDELDADLYAVGVGPGREETVVLENPLE, encoded by the coding sequence ATGACCGTAACCATCGTCGGTTCGCAACTCGGCGACGAGGGAAAAGGTGGCGTCGTGGACCTCTGGGGCGACGCCGCCGACGTGGTCGCCCGCTATCAGGGCGGGGACAACGCAGGCCACACCGTCGTCGAGGACGGCACGGAGTACAAGTTATCGCTGGTTCCCAGCGGCGCGGTCCGCGGGAAGGTCGGCGTCCTCGGCAACGGGTGCGTCGTCAATCCCTCGACGCTGTTCGAGGAGATAGACGACTTGCGCGAGCGCGGACTCGACCCCGACGTTCGGGTCGCCCGGCGCGCGCACGTCATCTTCCCGTACCACCGCGTGCTGGACGGCATCGAGGAGGAGGCCAAGAGCGACTCCGACAGCGAAGTCGGGACCACCGGCCGAGGCATCGGGCCGACCTACGAGGACAAGATGGGCCGACGGGGTATCCGCATCGGCGACCTGCTGGACCCCGAAGGTCTCCGCGAGAAACTGGAGTACGTCGTGCCTCAGAAACAGCAACTCGCCGAGGAGGTGTTCGGCGTCGAGACCGGCGAGGAGTTCGACATCGCAAGCCTCTACGACGAGTACAAAGGCTACGGCGAGCGACTCGCGGAGAACGACATGGCCGTCGATTCCGGGGAGTTCCTCGCCGAGCGTCTGGACGACGGCGACGAAGTGATGTTCGAGGGAGCGCAGGGCACTCTCATCGACATCGACCACGGCAACTACCCCTACGTCACCTCCTCGAATCCGACCGCGGGCGGGGCCGCCACGGGAACCGGTCTCAGTCCCGGCGTCGTCGGCGGCGGCGAAATCGTCGGCATCGTGAAGGCCTACCTCACGCGCGTCGGGAGCGGCCCGCTCCCGACCGAACTCGGCGGCGTCGAAGGTGACACGCCCGGATACGACGAGCAAGGCGAGGGCGAGAACGAAGAGTTGGCGACGTACATCCGCGAGGAGGGCGGCGAGTACGGCACCGTCACGGGTCGCCCGCGCCGGGTGGGATGGCTCGACGTGCCGATGCTCCGCCACTCCGCGCGGGCAAACGGCTTCACGGGTCTGGCCGTCAACCACATCGACGTACTCGCGGGTCTCGACGAGGTGAAGGTGGGTCACAGCTACGACCTCGACGGCGAGGAACGATTCACCGTGCCCGCCACGACCGAGCGATGGGCCGACTGCGAACCCAACTACCGGACCTTCGACGGGTGGGACGACGTAGACTGGAGCACCGTCGCCGACGAGGGTTACGACGCTATCCCGGAGAACGCTCGGACCTACCTCGAATACCTCAGCGACGAACTCGACGCCGACCTCTACGCGGTCGGCGTCGGACCGGGCCGCGAGGAGACCGTCGTGCTGGAGAACCCGCTCGAATAG
- a CDS encoding UPF0058 family protein, translated as MRKVELIYLHALLAQTHEYLAERHGFRERFEAYEADEIGPYQIQRRKEEHEAATRLLAKRLAEEVTGNRTDGEDREVEVPEA; from the coding sequence ATGCGCAAAGTCGAACTCATCTACCTTCACGCACTGCTCGCACAGACCCACGAGTACCTCGCGGAGCGTCACGGCTTCCGGGAGCGGTTCGAGGCGTACGAGGCGGACGAAATCGGCCCGTACCAGATTCAGCGCCGGAAGGAAGAACACGAGGCGGCGACCCGACTGCTTGCGAAACGACTCGCCGAAGAAGTTACGGGGAACCGAACGGACGGAGAAGACCGAGAGGTCGAAGTTCCGGAGGCGTGA
- a CDS encoding methytransferase partner Trm112 yields the protein MKKSLMDIICCPLDKQELELDATETDGEEVLDGTLTCTECGETYPVEDGIPNLLPPDMRDVEA from the coding sequence ATGAAGAAGTCGCTGATGGACATCATCTGTTGTCCGCTGGACAAGCAGGAACTCGAACTCGACGCGACGGAGACCGACGGCGAAGAGGTCCTCGACGGGACGCTGACCTGCACCGAGTGCGGCGAGACCTACCCCGTCGAGGACGGGATTCCGAACCTCCTGCCGCCGGACATGCGCGACGTGGAGGCGTAG
- a CDS encoding DUF7524 family protein, translated as MPASLPVNLNDDRLHDIHTRASFEATDSFPILLHNGDAPVHVHLHLDDELSRVASIPANNHFVDADSTRQVSVEVEDGPRPVEGQLKIVTGHGAETDYVAVSIVEPEDSDDAVDVDEMLAAPVDDSSADSEGGGVELPDLSLRENAPVAALGVLALAVAAGSATLSDSVAVLVGALAVLGSVAAAGYLLLE; from the coding sequence GTGCCAGCTAGTCTCCCCGTCAATCTCAACGACGACCGACTCCACGACATCCACACGCGGGCGTCGTTCGAGGCGACGGACTCGTTTCCGATACTGCTCCACAACGGCGACGCGCCGGTCCACGTCCACCTGCATCTGGACGACGAACTCTCGCGGGTGGCGTCCATCCCCGCGAACAACCACTTCGTGGACGCCGACTCGACCCGGCAGGTCAGCGTCGAAGTCGAGGACGGTCCCCGGCCAGTCGAGGGCCAACTCAAAATCGTGACCGGCCACGGCGCAGAGACCGACTACGTGGCCGTCTCGATAGTCGAACCCGAAGACAGCGACGACGCGGTGGATGTGGACGAGATGCTCGCCGCTCCGGTGGACGACTCGTCCGCGGACTCGGAGGGCGGCGGCGTCGAACTCCCGGACCTCTCGCTCCGGGAGAACGCGCCGGTCGCCGCGCTCGGGGTCCTCGCGCTCGCAGTCGCCGCGGGGTCGGCCACGCTCTCGGACAGCGTGGCGGTCCTCGTCGGCGCGCTTGCGGTCCTCGGGAGCGTGGCGGCCGCGGGGTATCTACTGCTGGAGTAG
- a CDS encoding DUF7523 family protein: MSLAEQTREAARRRPFLVAALRAGVVNYTAAARFLSEEVEGDTESIATALRRFAESLPDRETDARDARVSMRSGLGEVADADGAEDANDADPLLAVGGTALAPGAGSLTGVLASGDVDALTLAHALARLHAAGVEVRAAGVADGALLVAVERRDGPDAVRVVEDAVERVPETATPDAR; encoded by the coding sequence ATGTCACTCGCCGAACAGACCCGTGAAGCGGCACGGCGTCGGCCCTTCCTCGTGGCCGCGCTCCGGGCGGGCGTCGTCAACTACACCGCGGCGGCGCGATTTCTCTCCGAGGAGGTCGAGGGCGACACGGAGTCGATTGCCACCGCGCTCCGGCGGTTCGCCGAGTCGCTTCCCGACCGCGAAACCGACGCGCGGGACGCGCGGGTCTCGATGCGGAGCGGACTGGGAGAAGTGGCCGATGCGGACGGCGCGGAAGACGCGAACGACGCCGACCCCCTGCTCGCGGTCGGCGGGACCGCGCTCGCGCCCGGCGCGGGGTCGCTCACGGGCGTCCTCGCGTCGGGCGACGTGGACGCGCTGACGCTCGCGCACGCGCTCGCTCGCCTGCACGCGGCGGGCGTGGAGGTCCGGGCGGCGGGGGTCGCCGACGGCGCGCTACTGGTCGCCGTAGAGCGCCGCGACGGACCGGACGCGGTTCGGGTCGTGGAGGACGCGGTAGAGCGGGTGCCCGAGACGGCCACTCCCGACGCCCGGTAA